One Coprobacter tertius genomic region harbors:
- the glyA gene encoding serine hydroxymethyltransferase, with the protein MKRDNAIFDIIDEERQRQMKGIELIASENFVSEQVMQAMGSCLTNKYAEGYPGKRYYGGCEVVDKSENIAIDRLKEIFGAEWANVQPHSGAQANMAVFMAVLNPGDKFLGLNLSHGGHLSHGSPVNFSGLMFKPLEYGVKEDTGYIDYDMMEEVALRERPKLIIGGASAYSREWDYARMRKIADEIGAIFMVDMAHPAGLIAAGLLENPLKYAHIVTSTTHKTLRGPRGGIILLGKDFDNPWGKTTPKGEIKKMSALLDSAVFPGVQGGPLEHVIAAKAVSFGEVLQPEYKEYQKQVKKNASVMAQAFMDKGYKIVSNGTDNHCILIDLRTKFPDLTGKVAEKALVQADITANKNMVPFDSRSPFQTSGIRLGTPAITTRGAKEDLMLEIVEMVDTVLANPENDNIIKSVREKVNATMKAYPLFAY; encoded by the coding sequence ATGAAAAGAGACAATGCAATCTTTGACATCATCGACGAAGAACGTCAGAGACAAATGAAAGGAATCGAACTCATCGCTTCTGAAAATTTCGTTAGTGAACAAGTTATGCAGGCAATGGGATCCTGCCTGACCAATAAATACGCCGAAGGCTACCCCGGAAAACGCTACTACGGTGGATGCGAAGTGGTGGATAAAAGCGAAAATATCGCGATCGATCGCTTAAAAGAAATTTTCGGTGCGGAATGGGCCAACGTACAACCCCACTCCGGAGCTCAGGCAAACATGGCTGTTTTCATGGCCGTTCTCAACCCCGGTGATAAATTTCTCGGACTGAATCTTTCACACGGAGGACATCTTTCGCACGGTTCTCCCGTAAACTTCTCCGGGTTAATGTTCAAACCACTCGAATACGGTGTAAAAGAAGATACCGGTTATATCGATTATGATATGATGGAAGAAGTAGCCTTACGGGAACGTCCGAAATTAATTATCGGCGGAGCCTCAGCTTATTCCCGCGAATGGGATTATGCCCGTATGCGCAAAATAGCAGACGAAATAGGGGCTATCTTTATGGTAGATATGGCGCATCCTGCCGGTCTTATCGCTGCCGGTTTGCTCGAAAATCCTCTAAAATACGCCCATATCGTTACCTCTACCACACACAAAACTTTACGCGGTCCTCGTGGCGGTATTATCCTTTTGGGGAAAGATTTCGATAATCCCTGGGGCAAAACCACCCCCAAAGGAGAAATTAAAAAAATGTCGGCTCTTCTCGACTCTGCCGTATTCCCCGGCGTACAGGGCGGGCCTTTGGAACATGTAATTGCCGCGAAAGCCGTTTCTTTCGGTGAAGTTTTACAACCCGAATATAAAGAATACCAAAAACAAGTAAAAAAGAATGCTTCCGTAATGGCCCAAGCTTTTATGGATAAAGGATACAAAATCGTATCGAACGGAACCGACAATCACTGTATATTAATAGATTTACGTACCAAATTCCCCGACCTTACCGGGAAAGTCGCCGAAAAAGCCCTTGTTCAGGCCGATATTACAGCCAATAAGAATATGGTACCTTTCGACAGCCGTTCTCCATTCCAAACATCGGGTATCCGATTGGGAACTCCGGCTATCACTACGCGAGGTGCAAAAGAAGACCTCATGCTCGAGATCGTTGAAATGGTAGATACCGTACTTGCCAACCCAGAAAACGA
- a CDS encoding porin family protein, whose amino-acid sequence MKRYTLFIWLFLSALSLSAQENEKTENTFNWGIRAGVNAPFVDVRSASIDGVGIELPTVNSQIGFSGALFGRINFKRNFIQLEAGTSYLRSTMQLSPLDFIPNLAPEEYPESSVQNHIYALDIPLLYGYNFVKQKPYELAFFIGPKLKYIYKETFRIENIGNYHITRNESLKPLTISLVLGAGVSISRFFIDFRYEFALMNIQDKGGYNLIPPGSNPIPGVLSIHRGINLLSFSVGFTL is encoded by the coding sequence ATGAAAAGATACACTCTGTTTATATGGCTTTTCCTTTCGGCTCTTTCACTTTCGGCTCAAGAAAATGAAAAAACGGAAAATACATTTAACTGGGGGATCAGAGCCGGAGTAAACGCCCCTTTCGTCGACGTGCGTTCGGCATCGATTGACGGAGTGGGAATAGAATTACCGACTGTAAACAGCCAAATAGGCTTTTCCGGAGCTCTTTTCGGTAGAATAAATTTTAAACGAAATTTTATACAACTGGAAGCCGGTACCAGTTATCTGAGAAGCACGATGCAATTAAGTCCACTCGATTTTATACCAAACCTGGCTCCTGAGGAATACCCTGAAAGTTCGGTACAAAATCACATCTACGCACTCGATATTCCGCTACTCTACGGTTATAATTTCGTTAAACAAAAACCTTATGAGCTCGCTTTCTTTATCGGTCCGAAACTGAAATATATTTATAAAGAAACCTTTCGAATAGAAAATATAGGAAATTACCATATTACCAGAAACGAAAGCCTAAAACCCTTAACAATAAGTCTGGTATTAGGAGCTGGAGTATCCATTTCAAGATTTTTCATCGATTTCAGATATGAATTCGCGTTAATGAATATACAGGATAAGGGCGGATACAATCTTATCCCACCCGGTAGCAATCCTATTCCCGGAGTACTCTCGATACACAGAGGAATTAACTTGCTCAGTTTTTCGGTAGGTTTTACATTATAA